A single genomic interval of Polyangium spumosum harbors:
- a CDS encoding SGNH/GDSL hydrolase family protein, giving the protein MLRFLVPCIVLLLLPRVAGAVEAGGAARGVCAPTVEAWIAACADAEYLELGAFECLSDRVIVEAGGDAALRFDVARDGSRSFRRVGRAGLSPLGEFPDWNAEPEPRRRALDALAACLARDATFLQSPALATPEKPPAAPPPPEVPPSDFQGRTVAAWPSLLLTGLVAAALGLVGGSLWQKRRGSARTVPRNDADRSQRFQASPVSVILLLCSVTLVEAWAICAADPDFFFPDPFHYLVVGSALLFILAGFIRWPQVRRGLVTLAIAAPLVILAMEWRLSAADVNNRHVAASSDGLLRYTYRPGFPIEESEGERIVVTEDGLWDVPHVIPKPPGVLRVVVLGDSVPNDPSIPFRRRFPRQLEALLAQKAPAGQKVEVVNVSCEGYNTVQEVRLLERVGLRYEPDLVVLAYVLNDPFLQNGGYRRIGNSFFAFHFANLVVRRKCPAFEHMHEGYTFDLVVRASLSRLRLLADKHHFQVLVAPLPLVEPFDDPSCLSVYDKVIAAAREQGFSAGRVVDAFQGEDHRAFLKPQDALDITHPNAEGHDRMARRLAELAAPLVLGQATP; this is encoded by the coding sequence ATGCTCAGGTTCCTGGTCCCGTGCATCGTGCTCCTGCTCCTGCCGCGCGTGGCAGGCGCGGTGGAGGCGGGGGGCGCGGCGCGTGGGGTGTGCGCACCGACCGTGGAGGCCTGGATCGCCGCCTGCGCCGACGCCGAGTACCTCGAGCTCGGGGCCTTCGAGTGTTTGTCCGACCGGGTGATCGTGGAGGCCGGAGGCGATGCTGCGCTCCGGTTCGACGTCGCGCGCGACGGGAGCCGCTCCTTTCGGCGCGTGGGCCGGGCTGGGCTCTCCCCGCTGGGCGAGTTCCCCGACTGGAACGCGGAGCCGGAGCCGCGCCGGCGCGCCCTCGACGCCCTTGCCGCGTGCCTCGCGCGGGACGCGACATTCCTCCAGTCCCCCGCGCTCGCCACCCCGGAGAAACCGCCCGCGGCGCCGCCGCCTCCGGAGGTGCCGCCTTCGGATTTCCAGGGACGCACCGTGGCCGCGTGGCCCTCGCTGCTCTTGACCGGCCTCGTCGCCGCGGCGCTCGGGCTCGTCGGGGGATCGCTCTGGCAAAAGCGGCGCGGCTCCGCCCGGACGGTCCCGAGAAACGACGCCGACAGGTCCCAGCGCTTTCAGGCCTCTCCGGTGTCCGTGATCCTTCTGCTCTGCAGCGTCACGCTGGTCGAGGCATGGGCCATCTGCGCAGCGGATCCGGATTTCTTCTTCCCGGACCCGTTCCATTACCTCGTCGTGGGGTCGGCGCTCCTTTTCATCCTCGCCGGGTTCATTCGCTGGCCCCAGGTCCGCCGCGGACTCGTCACGCTGGCGATCGCCGCGCCGCTCGTGATCCTGGCCATGGAATGGCGGCTCTCGGCGGCGGACGTGAACAACCGGCACGTCGCCGCATCGAGTGATGGCCTCCTGCGCTATACGTACCGGCCTGGCTTCCCGATCGAGGAATCCGAGGGCGAGCGAATCGTGGTCACCGAGGATGGGTTATGGGATGTGCCGCACGTCATCCCCAAGCCTCCCGGCGTGCTCCGCGTGGTGGTGCTGGGAGACTCGGTCCCCAATGACCCGTCCATCCCCTTCCGTCGTCGTTTTCCCCGGCAGCTCGAGGCGCTCCTCGCCCAGAAGGCGCCCGCGGGGCAGAAGGTCGAGGTCGTCAACGTCTCCTGCGAGGGATACAACACCGTGCAGGAGGTCCGCCTGCTCGAGCGCGTCGGCCTGCGTTACGAGCCCGATCTGGTGGTGCTCGCATACGTGCTGAACGACCCGTTCTTGCAGAACGGCGGATACCGGCGCATCGGAAACAGCTTCTTCGCGTTCCATTTCGCCAACCTTGTGGTGCGCCGGAAATGCCCCGCCTTCGAGCACATGCACGAGGGGTACACATTCGACCTCGTCGTGCGCGCCTCGCTCTCGCGCCTCCGCTTGCTCGCCGACAAGCATCATTTCCAGGTCCTCGTCGCGCCCCTGCCGCTGGTGGAGCCTTTCGACGATCCGAGCTGCCTCTCCGTCTACGATAAGGTCATCGCAGCGGCGCGGGAGCAGGGCTTCTCCGCCGGGCGCGTGGTCGACGCGTTCCAGGGCGAAGATCACCGAGCGTTCCTCAAGCCCCAGGACGCCCTCGACATCACCCACCCGAATGCCGAGGGGCACGATCGAATGGCACGTCGGCTCGCCGAGCTCGCCGCGCCGCTGGTCCTCGGGCAGGCGACGCCGTGA